One genomic region from Sphaerochaeta sp. encodes:
- a CDS encoding YfcE family phosphodiesterase — protein sequence MHIPTIIVASDIHGSDEAFQLLLTRAAEHHGDELFLAGDIGISSLPDLSLCPYSLTLVRGNCDSSYGFSEAGRMLPPLVQRVPWNGRTVVMTHGDRWPSPYGLDMQADDIFIFGHIHVPRLYRDPNGVVILNPGSTTYPRDGYPASYAVMETQCITIHRLLDDKKLQILDLISR from the coding sequence ATGCATATTCCGACGATCATCGTCGCCTCGGACATCCACGGCAGTGACGAGGCGTTCCAGCTTCTTCTCACCCGCGCTGCGGAGCACCACGGAGACGAACTGTTTCTTGCCGGAGACATCGGAATCTCTTCCCTCCCCGACCTCTCCCTCTGCCCGTATTCCCTGACCCTGGTCAGGGGAAACTGTGATTCCTCCTATGGATTTTCTGAAGCGGGCCGGATGCTTCCCCCGCTGGTCCAACGGGTTCCTTGGAACGGAAGAACGGTAGTGATGACCCATGGGGACCGATGGCCGTCGCCGTACGGCCTGGACATGCAGGCCGACGACATCTTCATCTTCGGGCACATCCACGTCCCCCGGCTGTACCGTGACCCAAATGGCGTGGTCATCCTCAACCCCGGCTCGACCACCTACCCCCGGGACGGATACCCGGCAAGCTACGCCGTGATGGAAACCCAATGTATCACCATCCACCGTCTGTTGGACGACAAGAAACTTCAGATCCTGGATCTGATCAGCCGGTAA
- a CDS encoding lysophospholipase, protein MDDIRTIACNDGHVMYYRVWLPEGQEVKATLHILHGMAEHSARYDRFASYLAGHGFAVYCQDHRGHGLTATKNNEKLGFLAPSHGWKLIAEDSSLLDDVITQDFPSAPLFLLGHSMGSFLARTVMVQHSDVFSGVVIMGTGASKGILGWVGKKIAQSHVRRFGADHTDNQLDKMSFASYLKKIPDHKTQFDWLSRDEAEVQKYIADPWCGFVCTSSFFVDLLDGISFANDPKRIATLPKDLPLLFISGDADPVGDWGKGVKDAFSLYQDAGISDVSLKLIPGDRHEVLNETDRDDTQALLRSWMEERI, encoded by the coding sequence ATGGATGATATACGGACCATCGCCTGCAACGACGGGCATGTGATGTATTATCGTGTGTGGTTGCCGGAGGGCCAAGAGGTCAAAGCGACCCTTCACATCCTGCATGGCATGGCGGAGCACAGCGCGCGCTACGACCGCTTCGCGTCGTACCTTGCCGGGCATGGATTTGCCGTGTACTGCCAGGACCATCGCGGTCATGGATTGACCGCCACGAAGAACAACGAGAAGCTGGGGTTTTTGGCTCCTTCCCATGGCTGGAAGTTGATCGCCGAGGATTCCTCCCTGCTGGATGATGTCATCACGCAGGACTTTCCTTCCGCGCCGCTGTTTCTGTTGGGGCACAGCATGGGTTCGTTCCTGGCCAGGACGGTGATGGTCCAGCATTCCGATGTCTTCTCCGGGGTGGTCATCATGGGGACCGGCGCTTCCAAAGGCATTCTTGGGTGGGTTGGAAAGAAAATCGCCCAGTCCCATGTGCGGCGCTTCGGGGCTGACCATACGGACAACCAATTGGACAAGATGAGTTTCGCTTCCTACCTGAAGAAGATCCCTGACCACAAGACGCAGTTCGACTGGCTTTCCCGTGACGAAGCGGAGGTGCAGAAGTATATCGCCGACCCATGGTGCGGTTTCGTCTGCACCTCGTCGTTCTTCGTCGACTTGCTGGATGGCATTTCGTTCGCCAACGATCCCAAGAGAATCGCCACGCTTCCCAAGGATCTTCCGCTCCTCTTTATCAGCGGGGATGCCGATCCGGTGGGGGATTGGGGCAAAGGGGTGAAGGATGCCTTTTCGTTGTATCAGGACGCCGGAATCTCTGACGTCAGTCTGAAACTGATCCCCGGTGACCGGCATGAGGTGCTCAACGAGACGGATCGGGACGATACGCAGGCGCTGTTGCGCTCCTGGATGGAAGAACGGATCTGA
- a CDS encoding YihY/virulence factor BrkB family protein: MSFKKKLKAAGQLGYLAYRMGMKDNVFTAASSMVYSTLMALVPGFTFLYAFFGAFGVLQSFITEMGKLFAQVFGETAAQQFLNILNTYTGNAMSLGVVGLLSFLVTMVLLINKIWNQVNRIFRASIERNMIRRIFSFVTFLILAVLVGAAYISIEGKLNTWYSRMIGRYVSGWDKVFGFFAPAFLIWFVLFMMTYFVPNVRVQAKAAFFASLYGTIGMMIANTIFSSLTTLVTRYSIIYGSFAALFLFLFWMYIFWVICYWVVEFTYVYQFRPDLQKFRGLPQSPALQLSEGVNIMMVIGANFKDGKGSTQTRELVERLAIPEYRLFGFLDLMSDLKFITPVNNQHTAYTVARPLEDLRVQDLASSLYSLDSVGGEDHDTAGEAVAAEIKERGITSLGDLTIENLLQRV, translated from the coding sequence ATGAGTTTCAAGAAGAAGCTTAAGGCGGCAGGCCAGTTGGGCTACCTTGCCTACCGGATGGGGATGAAGGACAACGTGTTCACCGCCGCCAGTTCGATGGTGTACTCCACATTGATGGCCCTGGTCCCTGGTTTTACGTTCCTGTACGCGTTTTTCGGCGCGTTCGGGGTGCTGCAGTCCTTCATCACCGAGATGGGCAAGCTGTTCGCCCAGGTGTTCGGGGAAACAGCGGCCCAGCAGTTTTTGAACATCCTCAACACCTATACGGGCAACGCCATGAGCCTGGGGGTGGTCGGACTGCTTTCGTTCCTGGTCACCATGGTGCTGTTGATCAACAAGATATGGAACCAGGTAAACCGGATCTTCCGGGCGTCCATCGAGCGGAACATGATCCGCAGGATTTTTTCGTTCGTCACCTTTTTGATATTGGCCGTTTTGGTCGGAGCGGCGTACATCAGCATCGAGGGGAAGCTGAACACCTGGTACTCCCGGATGATCGGCCGGTACGTTTCCGGTTGGGACAAGGTGTTCGGGTTCTTCGCCCCGGCCTTTTTGATTTGGTTCGTCCTGTTCATGATGACCTACTTCGTCCCCAACGTCCGGGTGCAGGCCAAGGCGGCGTTCTTCGCCTCGTTGTACGGGACCATCGGCATGATGATCGCCAATACGATCTTCTCCTCGTTGACCACGTTGGTCACCCGGTATTCCATCATCTACGGTTCGTTCGCCGCCCTGTTCCTGTTCCTCTTTTGGATGTACATCTTCTGGGTGATCTGCTACTGGGTGGTGGAGTTCACCTACGTCTACCAGTTCCGGCCCGATCTGCAGAAGTTCCGCGGACTTCCCCAGAGTCCTGCGCTGCAACTTTCCGAAGGCGTCAACATCATGATGGTCATCGGAGCCAATTTCAAGGATGGAAAAGGGTCGACGCAGACGCGGGAGCTGGTTGAGCGGCTCGCCATCCCGGAGTACCGTCTGTTCGGTTTTCTGGATCTGATGAGCGACCTGAAGTTCATCACGCCGGTGAACAACCAGCACACCGCCTATACGGTGGCGCGTCCGCTGGAGGATCTCCGGGTGCAGGATCTCGCCTCGTCGCTGTACAGTCTGGATTCGGTGGGTGGGGAGGATCATGACACGGCAGGGGAGGCGGTGGCCGCGGAGATCAAGGAGCGGGGGATCACCAGTCTGGGCGATCTTACCATCGAGAACCTGTTGCAACGGGTGTAG
- a CDS encoding Crp/Fnr family transcriptional regulator, whose amino-acid sequence MMEYFGAFAISPLFRLEDARRLRNLLSTMDIRTIPLSHGEPVLSVGMVTKEVLLIAQGSLLIQAPNAWEGRTNLGTVQRGQVCAAALASSGERSPVDIIAQEDNTVVIAIPVEELSKDKELEANLRTLIAGEAMELTRKFALLRQRSVREKILYFLTLEQQTHHGKSFWVPLKKKELADLLCVDPSALFRELTKLQEEGIVTVKGNLYTLH is encoded by the coding sequence ATGATGGAATACTTCGGCGCGTTCGCCATCTCTCCATTGTTCCGCCTCGAGGACGCGCGGCGGCTGAGGAATCTCCTGTCCACCATGGACATAAGGACCATCCCCCTTTCCCACGGAGAACCCGTTCTTTCCGTCGGAATGGTCACCAAGGAAGTGTTGCTCATCGCCCAGGGAAGCCTGTTGATCCAGGCTCCGAATGCGTGGGAGGGAAGAACGAATCTGGGGACAGTCCAGCGCGGACAGGTATGCGCCGCCGCCCTTGCGTCAAGCGGGGAGCGCAGCCCGGTGGACATCATCGCCCAAGAAGACAACACGGTGGTCATCGCCATCCCGGTGGAGGAACTCTCCAAGGACAAGGAACTGGAGGCAAACCTCCGGACGCTCATCGCAGGCGAGGCGATGGAACTGACACGGAAATTCGCGCTCCTCCGACAGCGGAGCGTCCGGGAAAAAATCCTGTACTTTCTTACGTTGGAACAGCAAACGCATCACGGAAAAAGCTTCTGGGTACCGCTGAAGAAGAAAGAACTGGCAGACCTTCTGTGCGTCGACCCCAGCGCCTTGTTCCGGGAACTGACCAAGCTTCAGGAAGAAGGCATCGTCACGGTGAAAGGGAATCTATACACCCTCCACTGA
- a CDS encoding endonuclease/exonuclease/phosphatase family protein, with amino-acid sequence MMTRKHLSVPRLILTIVLLAIALVLGYLLYVTLQYHRIPDDTVLAIEGQTSRPLLDPGKPYTAATYNIGFGAYDPSFSFFMDTGTMKDGTPVQGEYGKATSKQVVLSNLQGIISTVKKLDPDILLFQEVDKKSNRAHGVNEKQMLEDNLPGRNTVYASNFHSAYLAYPFSDPHGKTEAGLVTMSKHPISQAVRKQYPVDDSFPNRFFDLDRAFSVTVLPVTNGKNLVLINSHMSAYDKGGVIRKQQLEVLNAYLAEAIANGDYVIVGGDFNHSLGSDILTAFPSQQEIPEWVHVIDDADLTAGMRIVKAGNRTTTPTCRSTDMPYRKGVNYTAVLDGFLVSDNVTATAKNVDNQFAYSDHQPVVLTFTLKP; translated from the coding sequence ATGATGACAAGAAAACATCTCTCCGTTCCACGACTGATCCTCACCATCGTGCTGTTGGCCATCGCGCTGGTCCTTGGCTACCTGCTGTACGTCACCCTGCAGTACCACCGTATTCCGGACGATACCGTCCTTGCCATCGAAGGACAGACCTCACGGCCATTGCTGGATCCGGGAAAACCGTACACCGCAGCCACGTACAACATCGGTTTCGGCGCCTATGACCCCTCGTTCAGTTTCTTCATGGATACCGGGACGATGAAGGACGGCACGCCGGTACAGGGCGAATACGGCAAGGCGACCAGCAAACAGGTCGTTCTGTCCAACCTGCAGGGCATCATCTCCACCGTCAAGAAACTCGACCCGGACATCCTGCTGTTCCAGGAAGTGGACAAGAAGAGCAACCGCGCCCATGGTGTCAACGAGAAACAGATGTTGGAGGACAACCTTCCAGGCAGGAACACCGTCTACGCGTCCAACTTCCATTCCGCCTATCTCGCCTACCCGTTCTCCGACCCCCATGGGAAAACGGAAGCGGGTCTTGTGACGATGTCCAAGCACCCCATCTCCCAGGCGGTCCGCAAGCAGTACCCGGTGGATGACTCGTTCCCCAACCGGTTCTTCGACCTGGACCGGGCCTTCTCCGTCACCGTGCTGCCGGTGACCAACGGAAAGAACCTGGTGTTGATCAACAGCCACATGTCCGCCTACGACAAAGGCGGGGTGATCCGCAAGCAACAGTTGGAAGTGCTCAACGCCTACCTTGCCGAGGCAATAGCCAACGGCGATTACGTCATCGTCGGAGGGGATTTCAACCATTCGTTGGGGAGTGACATCCTGACGGCCTTCCCCTCCCAGCAGGAAATACCGGAGTGGGTCCATGTGATCGACGATGCCGACCTCACGGCAGGCATGCGGATCGTCAAGGCGGGCAACCGCACCACCACCCCCACCTGCCGAAGTACCGACATGCCCTACCGGAAGGGAGTCAACTACACCGCCGTACTGGACGGTTTTTTGGTATCGGACAACGTCACCGCCACGGCGAAGAACGTGGACAACCAGTTCGCCTACAGCGACCATCAGCCGGTGGTGCTGACCTTCACCCTGAAGCCATGA
- a CDS encoding BMP family ABC transporter substrate-binding protein, which yields MKKTLWVLMAVAMFGGVLFAAGTKEAAPAAADALKIAIVTSPSGVDDGSFNEDNYNGILAFIKNHPAATVTAVREPTGDSAAAVKAASDIVADYDVEVCTGFQFAGIGTLAQENPSTKFILVDSFPSDASGKEVALDNVYAMQFAEQESGFFAGMAAALETKTGKVAVVNGIAYPSNVNYQYGFMSGVKYVNITEGKNVVCVELASQAGTDVTGKNVGGNYIGSFADESTGKIVGQKLINEGCDIIFVAAGGSGNGVFTAAKESNGKAMIIGCDVDQWKDGANGDKNIILTSVLKNMAINVERQLENIAAGTFKGQNIVLKADTDSTGFVKTEGHHQMSADTVAKLDAAYVAVKAGKIVPAANFNGITPETFTVSK from the coding sequence ATGAAGAAAACTCTGTGGGTTTTGATGGCTGTTGCCATGTTCGGTGGCGTCCTGTTCGCCGCCGGCACCAAGGAAGCTGCGCCGGCTGCCGCTGACGCGCTGAAGATCGCCATCGTGACGAGTCCGTCCGGTGTGGACGATGGTTCGTTCAACGAGGACAACTACAACGGCATTCTTGCGTTCATCAAGAATCATCCCGCCGCGACGGTGACCGCCGTCCGCGAGCCGACCGGTGACAGCGCCGCGGCCGTCAAGGCTGCCAGCGACATCGTCGCCGACTACGACGTCGAAGTATGCACCGGCTTCCAATTCGCCGGCATCGGCACGCTGGCCCAGGAGAACCCCTCCACCAAGTTCATCTTGGTTGATTCGTTCCCCTCTGACGCCTCCGGCAAGGAAGTGGCGCTGGACAACGTGTACGCCATGCAGTTCGCCGAGCAGGAGTCTGGTTTCTTCGCTGGCATGGCCGCCGCGCTTGAGACGAAGACCGGCAAGGTCGCCGTGGTCAACGGCATCGCCTATCCGTCCAACGTCAACTACCAGTACGGGTTCATGAGTGGTGTGAAGTACGTCAACATCACCGAAGGGAAGAACGTGGTGTGCGTCGAGCTGGCGTCCCAGGCGGGCACCGACGTGACCGGCAAGAATGTCGGTGGCAACTATATTGGTTCGTTCGCTGATGAGTCCACCGGAAAGATCGTCGGCCAGAAGTTGATCAACGAAGGCTGTGACATCATCTTCGTCGCCGCCGGCGGTTCGGGCAACGGTGTGTTCACCGCGGCCAAGGAATCCAACGGCAAGGCGATGATCATCGGATGCGACGTTGACCAGTGGAAGGATGGCGCCAACGGGGACAAGAACATCATTCTTACCTCCGTGCTGAAGAACATGGCCATCAACGTGGAGCGGCAGCTGGAGAACATCGCCGCCGGTACGTTCAAGGGCCAGAACATCGTCCTGAAGGCCGACACGGACTCCACCGGGTTCGTCAAGACGGAAGGGCATCACCAGATGAGCGCCGATACGGTTGCCAAGCTGGATGCGGCCTACGTGGCCGTCAAGGCGGGAAAGATCGTTCCCGCGGCGAACTTCAACGGCATCACGCCGGAGACGTTCACCGTTTCCAAATAA
- a CDS encoding ABC transporter permease yields MKRRSDGPKRVMVALLGTGKRQNIQTALFCIVLSLLAGSVLLLLLGKNPLLAYKSILQGAGFFPKARYAGHRSMLTDFMSLLNYTTPMVFASLSVAVALRCGLFNICVSGMMVASGFVASVLLGYSSFSPAVARPLVVLVGLLVGGGIGAVIGWLKYRYNTNEVVVAIMCNYIISYVVSFFIQTRYIDPTTRQSLKIGQNARLTLFDQVVGDLKMEIPLVLPLAIVCVLLLSFLFSRARLGFELKAVGMNRKASRYAGIAVGKTMVTSMVISGALAGLAGVSYYLGCFASIQPKVLPSLGFDAIAVALLGNSNPWGCFFASLLVMTISNGTTYMASTLGVLREIASLITGILLLFSACGAYLKGLADRYAEELEEQRILAVKEGGQQ; encoded by the coding sequence ATGAAGCGCAGAAGTGATGGCCCCAAGCGGGTGATGGTCGCCCTGCTGGGGACGGGAAAACGGCAGAATATCCAAACGGCGCTGTTCTGCATCGTCCTTTCCCTGCTTGCCGGTTCGGTGTTGCTGCTCCTGTTGGGCAAGAACCCGCTTCTGGCCTACAAGAGCATTCTGCAGGGTGCGGGGTTCTTCCCCAAGGCGCGGTACGCCGGACACCGCAGCATGCTGACCGATTTCATGAGCCTGTTGAACTACACCACGCCGATGGTCTTCGCCTCCCTGTCGGTGGCCGTCGCCCTGCGCTGCGGCCTGTTCAACATCTGTGTCTCCGGCATGATGGTTGCCAGTGGGTTCGTCGCTTCGGTGCTCCTGGGCTATTCGTCGTTCAGTCCTGCCGTTGCCCGGCCGCTGGTCGTCCTGGTGGGGCTTCTGGTCGGTGGGGGCATCGGCGCGGTGATCGGCTGGCTGAAGTACCGGTACAACACCAACGAGGTGGTGGTGGCCATCATGTGCAACTACATCATCAGCTACGTGGTCAGTTTCTTCATCCAGACGCGGTACATCGATCCGACGACGCGGCAGTCGCTGAAGATCGGGCAGAACGCCCGCCTGACGCTGTTTGACCAGGTGGTGGGGGACCTGAAGATGGAAATCCCGTTGGTGCTTCCCCTTGCCATCGTCTGCGTGCTGCTCCTGTCGTTCCTGTTCTCCCGGGCCCGGCTGGGCTTTGAGCTGAAGGCGGTGGGGATGAACCGCAAGGCGTCCCGGTACGCCGGTATCGCCGTCGGGAAGACGATGGTGACCAGCATGGTGATCAGCGGGGCGCTGGCCGGACTGGCCGGCGTGTCGTACTACCTGGGGTGCTTCGCCTCCATCCAGCCCAAGGTGCTTCCGTCGCTGGGCTTCGACGCCATCGCCGTGGCGCTTCTGGGCAATTCCAATCCTTGGGGGTGTTTCTTCGCGTCCCTGTTGGTGATGACCATCTCCAACGGAACGACGTACATGGCCTCAACCCTTGGGGTGCTCCGGGAGATCGCGTCGTTGATCACCGGCATCCTGCTTCTGTTCAGCGCCTGCGGCGCGTACCTGAAAGGCTTGGCTGACCGGTATGCCGAGGAGTTGGAGGAACAGCGGATTCTGGCGGTGAAGGAAGGAGGGCAACAATGA